The Halorubrum salinarum genome segment TACAAGCGACCTCCGGCGAGGCCGGCGTATGAACGCGACGACGCTCGCGCTGGTCGGGGCGACCGGCGGCGCGGGGACGACGCGGACCGCTGTCGAGCTGGCGGCGATGGGCGCGCGCGACGGGGCCGAGGTCGCGGTCGTCGACGCCGCGTTCACCACGCAGGGGCTCTCAGAGTACGTGACCGGGCGGATCGACCCCGACCTCACCGCGCTCCTCACCGACGACCCGGACGCGGCGCTGTCGGCGGCGGCGTACCCGATCGCCGGCGCCGGTTCGGGCGCCGGGCGCCCCGGAGTCGGCGACTCCGGCGACGACGAGGGGGACGCGACGGACCTCCCCGGGCGCGTCGACGCGGTGCCGGCGCGGGCCCCCTTCGAGCGGGTCGCGCGGGCGAAGACGGCGGAGGCGGCCCGGAAGCTGGAGCGGCGGATCGACGAGGCGGCGACGACGTACGACGCGGTGGTCGTCGACGCCGCCCCGGTCGGGTCGAACGAGGCCGTCGCGGCCGCGACGACCGCCGACCGCGCGGTCGCGGTCAGGCCGGCGACGGCCCACGGGCGCGACGCGGCCCAGCGGCTCCGCGGGCGCGTCGCCGACGTGGGCGGGGGACTCGACGCGACGCTCGCCGTCGAACGGGCGGGCTCCGGGGACGGCGAGGACGACGGGAGCGAGTCCGGCGCCGTCCGCGTGCCGGCGACCGACCCGGACGTGGCGGCCGCGCCGACGGCGGCGACGGGGGACGGCGCGTACGCGCGAGCGATCGCGACCGCCTACGAGGCGGCGTTCGACGCGTCGCTCGGCGTGGAGTTCCCGGAGCCGGGGCTCGTCGAGCGGTTCACGCCCTGAGACGAGTTGAGGAAGAGCCGCGATTCACCGCAGTCCGTCGGTGGAGCCGAGCGCGTCGCCGAGGGGGTCGT includes the following:
- a CDS encoding P-loop NTPase family protein produces the protein MNATTLALVGATGGAGTTRTAVELAAMGARDGAEVAVVDAAFTTQGLSEYVTGRIDPDLTALLTDDPDAALSAAAYPIAGAGSGAGRPGVGDSGDDEGDATDLPGRVDAVPARAPFERVARAKTAEAARKLERRIDEAATTYDAVVVDAAPVGSNEAVAAATTADRAVAVRPATAHGRDAAQRLRGRVADVGGGLDATLAVERAGSGDGEDDGSESGAVRVPATDPDVAAAPTAATGDGAYARAIATAYEAAFDASLGVEFPEPGLVERFTP